The Deltaproteobacteria bacterium genome includes a window with the following:
- a CDS encoding elongation factor Tu — translation LITPIACEEGLRFAIREGGRTVGAGVVTQIIE, via the coding sequence TTGATCACGCCGATCGCGTGCGAGGAGGGGCTGCGGTTCGCGATTCGCGAGGGCGGCCGCACCGTGGGCGCCGGCGTCGTCACTCAGATCATCGAGTAA